Genomic segment of Drosophila simulans strain w501 chromosome 2R, Prin_Dsim_3.1, whole genome shotgun sequence:
CATTAGATACATGGTAGTTACCACTTGGCCTCCGTCATTCGATTTCTGATAATAAGCTGCCAGGCCATGCAGCTCTTCAAGTGCCAGGAACAATAGCAAGTGCCCAGAGTCTCCGTGATGGGATCCTTCCATTCCTTGATGACCGCACACTGAGCTGGAGGAAACCTCACCTTCTCCACCAGCCAAGTGTGCCAGATAATCGTCTTCCTGTTCTGGAATTCCGAGTTCATTTGCTCAGAGTCCAGACGCTTGCTTCCAAAATGACGCTCCAGAAATGAGGTTGCCTCCTTTTGGGAATCATGGGGATTCGGTTTGCTAATCGGTCCCACTTCCATCATGCCATTTTGAAAGTTCAGCCACGAGGGATTCGCGCAGAAGGATCGTGTTGTAGCATCTGCATAAGTAAGAAAGGTTTCGCTAATGGATTTTATTTGAAGAGCACTTAATTAGGAACTGTATTAACTTCTGTATGCTTTAGAACTACCTCAAAGATGCCTATTCAATTTGACCTATGAgaagaaggacgaaggaccccATTAGAGCTTGAGATCTTCCCTTGAAGGGTCCTTCATCCAAGCTTCCCCCTTTGGCATTTGCAAAACTCACCCACTGCCGACGCTGACCACCAATTTGGCAATAGTTTCACAGCGGGACGTAGCAATTTTTTTTCGAGTCATGGTAACACGGTCAATTTTACAGGATATCTcgaaaaatgtacaaaatcaAACGGATGTATAGGTCGGCGACTACTAAGATTAATAGGTTCCGGCGTTCATGGCCTTCATATCCAGTTTCTGCTGATAGGCCAGTCTCTGAAGAATCGTGGGATGAGTGTGATGCCATCGAGCATAGCATTGGTCGTAGACTGGGAAACTCATGTGATCCGCATAGATCTTGACCAGCGCCATCCTCAGTTGAATGGAGTATCCCATGCGATGGGCAAATTTATCGGCGGCATACTCAAAGCGACGCAGATTCCACAGCATCAGGACATTGGCCAACGTGAGATATGGAGTCAGGGCAAATTTCAGAACAATGATGAAACCCACAATGATGGGCATAACGCCAGCTTTGAAGCCCACTGCCATGTACAACTGTGGGGAGTGGAAGAACAATCCGAAAAGTCCCATGGTGATAAAGAAGTGAATCTTCATGATTATGGTCGCCTTGTAGAAATGTCCGTGTTTCCAGTGACCCAATTCGTGGCACACCACGCCCGCCACCTGGATGTTGGTCAGACCTCTGCCCACCTCATAGGGATGGATCTCATTGGGTTCCTTGCCCTTGTTCAGTAGCAGGGTGTCAAAAATCACAATTCTTTTCAGACAGCAGCTCCCGTAAAAGTAGGCATTACTATACTGCATCGTCCGGGTCTTAATGATAAATACCCTCTTCATGGGAAAGCCAACCACATCGCAAACCCGCTTCACCTCCATATAAAGGGCAGTGCCCTCTGGTAAAACCACCTGTCGTCCAATGCACGGAATGCAGCAGTagggcaaaaaaaataccaGCAACAGGGTGAACGCAGCCCAGAAGAGCCAGAACCAAAGGAAGAAGTAGTACCCAATGAACTTTACGCTGAACACAATGGCCGCCGCCAAAGGGAGCAGGACGAGCTGGCTTAGGAGAATGGACATTGCCCCAATGCAGCAGTAGAGGTACCATGGAAACTTGCCCGACATCCCATACCGCAACTCCAGCAGGCACTTGTCATATATCAGAACCGGCAGGAAccttatacatatgtatatggttAGGTAGAACACAAAGATCAAGGTGATCCAGATCTCTTGGGAGGTTACTTTCTGTAGAGTCATCGCAGCCAAGCCCCAGAGGAATGGATAGAAGCCCAATATCAGCTCACAGAGCGTAATAATCAAGTCGATGAGGTACTTCCATAGCTGTAGCTCCGTTTTATGCAGCTCGTAGATGCGGGCGCGATGGTAAATCTCCGGCGGAATGATTCCTCTCAGCTCCTCCGGCACCATAATCGCATTCAAGCACACCAATTGCTGGTGAAAGAAATCCGCGATCAGTTCCTAATCGGTGGAACAACCAATCCACTACTTACCTGCCTCTTGGTGAGTATCATCTCCCATATCCGGTCAACTAACACGATCAGACATAACACCACCAGCACTATGAGTGGATCTACTTTCGGCCAAGTATCGTAGAATGCCATCAAAACTTATCATGTTCCCCCAACAAACAATGTCTActtattgtaaattattgtATTACCCAAGACGGATAACTCAATCAGAAGCTACTATGTTTGAGAAACAccgataaaaaatatatcgcCTAACGTCGTAATTCTTCCAGACGACTCAACCGATCCAGCATGGTGGGATGCGTATGATTCCAGCTGGAGTAGCAAGGATCCGAAACGGGGAATGCCAGATTATCCGCATATAGTTTGAGCAGCGCTTGTCGCAGTTCTCCTCCATATCCGAGCCGGTAGGCAAACTCATCCGCCTGGTACTCAAAGCAACGCGTCATGCTCAGCATACTGAAGTTCGACAGGGTCATGTATGGAATCAATACAAAGCCAAAGATGATTAAGCATCCAATGACTGTCGGCTGGAGACCGGGTGCGAATCCCACCGCCTGGTAGATGGGCCCATGGGAAAACATAAGCGCGAACAGCAGGATAGTCAGTATGAGATGGACTTGGAACGCTATGATAGCTTTGTAAAAATGTCCATTCCTCCAGTGACCCAGTTCGTGGGCCACCACAGCAACCACCTGAGGATCTGCCAGTCCCCTACCCAGCTCCTCTGCCGTCAGCTGGGATAGATCTGACTTGCCCCTATTGAGCAGCAATGTATCGAAGATCACAATTCTTTTCAGGCAGCAGCATCCGTAGAAAAAGGCATTACTTCCTGTGTTAGGGTCATGCACACGGATGATGCGCACCTGACTCATGGGAAAACCGACTTGTCGCGTAAGATACTCCAGTTGGGTGCGCAAATTCGAGTTTTCCAGGGGCACACTTTGGCCCACAAATGGATGGATCAAAAATGGAATCAAGAGGAGTATGATGATCGTCAGGATTACCATTTGAAGGTACAAGGCCAGGGGAGCATAGGGCCCCAAGCCGATAAACATGAACACCAGGGCGACCACCACCAAGGTGGTAACCATCGCTCCCACAACCAGGTCAACGACAAAGTGACAGATGCGGGAGCACCACGGTGGTTTTGGCCTGGGTTGCAAACTCTTGATACAACAGCTCTCGTAGATCATAGCCGGCACGCTTTTAAGCCAGAAATACACGCTCAGGAGAAGCACGAAGATCACGGATACGCAAGCCTCGTGCTCCATCCACTTCGACAAGGCGCACTTTCCAGCCACTCCATACAGCCAGGCATAGAAGCCGAAGTATAGCTCCATAACACCCAATATAACTGCCGTAAACAGGTTGTGGACAATGGTGAACCAGCCCTTGTGAATCTTGTACACGCGCATCTTGTCGTAGAGCTCCTGTGGTAGATAGGGGCTGATAACATTCGGTACTTGTTGCGTTTTGTAGGCCACATGTATCTGAAAGAGCaaataaatccaaaatatACCGGAAAGATGAGCTCATCACTTACGTCCCGCAGCATCAGATATACGCCCCATAGATTCTCCAGAACCAAGAAAGCTATGATAATGTAGAGTATTGCTAGTGGATCATCCCAGAAGTATGCCGACATGTTGGAATCCTCTGACAACGGCTTGACATGTTAGtcatattttcttaattttgaAGCTCCGTTAGGAAATCATTTTGAATCTATTGACGGATTTTTAACTACTAGCTTACATGTTTTGGAAATCACAAAAGATACATGTTTCCACATTGCAAAATCTTAAATAGCTTGTTGGGGTAAGTCCCCTTACTTTATTTTGTGTACGTTTAATCAAAGGGAACAGTGTAAACTTTGGTCTTCTGTGAAGTGAGCTGTCTTAGTTCAGTTTCTTCTCTTCCTTGAGCTCCTTGAGCCGATTCAGGCGCTGGAGTAGAGTCGGATGTGAGTGGTTCCATGTCGAGTACAACCAATCGTAAACGGGAAAGCCAAGGTTGTCAACGTTCAGTTTAATGAGGGCCTGACCCAACTGCTCAGCGAATCCCAGCTTGAAAGCGAACTCATCAGCCTGATACTCGAATCGTCGCGACAAAATCGTCATGGCGAAGTTCATGAGGGCATTGTATGGAGCGAGCACGTAGGTAAAGACGATTAGCAAACCGACGAGAATGGGCCGAGTACCAGGTTGGAATCCCATGGCCACGTAGAATGGTGGATACTTGAAGACATTTCCAAAGACCAGGAACATCAGAAAGAGATGAACCTGCATGATAATGATGTTCTTGGTAACGTGTCCTAGTTTCCAGTGTCCCAGCTCGTGACCCAAAACAGCCAGCACCTCCTCGTCGGTGCAACCCTTTCCCTTTTCTTCCTCTGACAATTCGGAGTCGTCCGGTTTACCTTTGTTTAGCAGCAGCGTGTCGAATAGCACGATCCTCTTCGAGTTCCAGAGGCCATAGAAGTAGGCATTGCTGTGCGAGGAGCGCTTGGATCCCTCCACCACGAAAAGCTTAGTGAGCGGGAACTTGAGCGAGGCGGCCAGATCCTCAATGGATTGCCTCAGAGCACCCTTCTCCAGCGGAGTATACTTGTCGAACAGGGGAGCAATGAAAATCGGATACAAAGTGAGTAGAACCAGCGAGATAACGCCTGTGAAGATCCACAGCCAGATGAAGAAGTTGTCGCCGCCACGTTGAACGATGAAGATAATAGCCGCTGTGATGGGAATCATGAGGACCTGGGTGACTAGAAAGCCTTTGAGCTGATCCCAAGCGAAGAATTTCGCCGTTTGTTTGTTGAAGCCATGCGTCTCCTCCAGCACGAATATCTTGTAGATCTTGAAGGGCAGTCCCTTGAAAGTGCTCAATACATTCGAGATGAGCACAAAAACGCAGCTGACGATGATCTCGTTTTTGGAGTCCCACTGCAGTTTATCCACCACCTGGACGGACAGCTGCCAGAGCACAGCGATCAGTCCGATGTACAGCTCCATGCAAAGCAGGCCCACATCCATAACAACCGCTTTGAAGATGCCGAATTTCTCCTGGTCCAGACCATATTTCCGCGCCTTATGGAACGTATCCTCGCCCATGTGTGACGTCAGTTCGGCCGGCACCTTCAGTGCAGTTCGGTACACTTTCACCTGGTGGCGACGGCAGGGTAAATCATTTAATGGGGGCAAGACATGAGGCGGCCAATTAACATTTGCCACTCTAAATTTATCATTCGCATTGATAAAATTCCTCGCCAAATGTCGCCTGGCTAGAACATGCCGGCACAACGGAAAAACTCACCTGGCGCAGCGATATATAGATCTCCAGCGCATTCTCGATAACTACGAGAAACAAAATGCTCAGCAGCACGGTGTCTGCGTCCAATGAAGACATCTTTAAATgctatttcattaaaaaactaataaaactgGAATTTTACTTTACAAGCGCCAGTGACGAATTATTAGTGTGACCGTCGTGCGGCCGTTTAAATATATCACAGCAATAGCAATTCGAACGATCTGGCAGCGCTGACTGCAACAGAATCAAAATAAGAATAAAGATGTTATTCTTGAGACGATTTTACAGCAAATCCGGACGGATATCTCAAATATTAAAGACAAATAAGCCAGGCGACTCTTTGGCCATACAGGTGGGTTCCATGATTAACAAATTCAACTCTCTGTTCATTTACAATTCTCACGTTTAAACAGGGATGGATCAAAAACGTTCGCCGGTTGAAGAACAACACATTTCTGGACATTAATGATGGTTCCACAAGCAGTAGGTTCCAGGTGGTGGTGCCCCGGACTCCGGAAAACCAGCACTTGGCTCCGGGCAGCGTCATTGCAGCGGTCGGTGAAATTCAAGTGGCTCCAAATGGCAGCTTCGAGTTGCATGCGAATCAGGTGGAAATGTTGGGTAACTAAGTATGTTTGATAACAAGATGAAGCGATCTTTTAAAGCTTTTCCTTCTTTACCCAGCTGAAGGACGCCTGCAGGAGGGTTATCCCTTCAGTCCCAAACAGAAACATCCACCTGAATATGTACGTGAGCATCTACATCTTCGATCCCGCGTAGATTTCGTCGCCGCCCAGATGAGGGTCAGACACAAAGCACAAAAAGCACTACACGACTACATGGATGAGCAGGATTTCGTGCAGATCAACACTCCTCTGCTTACAACCAACGATTGCGAGGGAGCAGGAGAAGTGTTTCGAGTACAACCGGACTCTCAAGATCTGCTCAAGCAGATGAACCGACCAAATATTCCCATAGAACAAAGCTACTTCGATAGCAAAGTATTCCTTAGCGTCTCTGGTCAACTGCACCTGGAGGCCATGACATACGGTTTAGGCAAGACATACACCCTCTCACCAGCCTTCCGAGCGGAGAACTCCAAGTCTCCGTTGCATTTAGCAGAGTTCTACATGTTTGAAGCGGAACTTGCCCAtttggaggagctggagaagtTAGCGCGGTTCATTGAACAGATGCTGAAATCTGTGACAAGCCGTTTGCTGGAAACAAGTGGCGAGGACCTAAGTTTCTGTCAACGGAATTCAAACTCGAACTCCGATCTGCCTTGGCTGCAAGTACCGTGGAAGATAATGAGCTACGATGAAGCCCTGCAAGTGCTGCAGGAAAACAAGGACAGTCTTAAGACTCCCATTAGCCTGAACGAAGGATTTTCCAAGGACCAAGAACTTTTTTTAGTGGCCCATTGTGGTGCTCCCGTATTCGTTGTGGATTGGCCAGCTCAACAGAAACCTTTTTACATGAAAGTCTCGCGTACAAATCCCAATCGAGTTCATGCCCTAGACCTCCTGATGCCAGCTGTTGGAGAATTATGCGGCGGGAGCCTGCGTGAAAGCGATCCTGCTATATTAAAATCCCATCCGCAACTGCCGAAGGATCTGGAATGGTACGTTGACTTGCGAAAGTACGGAGGAGTTCCAACTGGAGGATTTGGAATGGGCTTTGAGCGTTACTTGCAGCTTGTCACGGGCGTTAAAAACATTCGTGATGTGATACCCTTTCCCAGGTATCCACACAGCTGCAAGATGTGATCAGATAAAGAtgttaaatgttttgttttacgtTGAAAGtctaataaacaaatattactCAAAAGTATGTTGTCAATCATAGGGTTGAGAAAATCGTAGGTGGAATCTTAATTATTTTGCTAAGAGCATGGCTGCTAGTACGCCTTTACAGCTGCCCCAACATAGGCTTACGACCTGGCCATGCTTCCTTGGCGTATTTCTTTTTCTGCGGGCACAGCGAATCGCCCTCGCCACTCGAGTCATGCGGATCCTCACCAAAGCGACGAACTAAAATGGTGTTATAAACAATGAGAatgtttttaaacaaatagtCGCAAGAACTATTACCGTTTGCATTAGCGACGGCCAACTTTTGAGCCAATGTCGAGGTCTCCACAGCGTCGTCATAGACTGGCAGCACTTCAGGCGCAGGATTCGGGAGCAGTAGGCCCAACTTGGAACCAATGCTCAGCGGGGAGATGGGCTCGAGGTCACCCTTGCCATGCATTTCGGCCGGTAGACCTTGATATAGGGAATTAGTAGGCGAGTGGAGCACCGCTCCACTGGGCGGAGGCATTTCCCTATGCTGCTGCTTCATGTCAACTAGGCTCTGCTGGAACATTTGGTGCACATGTGCGGCATTGGCACTGGACAAACTGCTGTTGCCCGAATGGATGCCCATATGGTTGACGTCGCAGCGAGCCCTCTTGGCGGGCACCACAGTGGTTTGTACCAAGTTCCTGAAGCGTCCCACATTGGGATCCACATCCTCAGGATTGATGACAATCTCCTCATCGTTAAATGTGACATTTCGAGTGCGCCGTCCCTGTTTCAAGGCGTTTTGCTTTCGCATATTGGTATCATCATCGATGCCCAGCATTGAGATGCGCCGATTGTGGGCCGTGTTGTATTCTGTGAGATTCTGCAGGATAATGGATGGTTAGTTTACATAGtaattggctttttttttcaacCCAACGCACATCAAGCTCCGTTTGGCTTTCGGGCAGGCCCAGGAGAGCTCCATCGCTGGTTTCACTGAGCGGTAGGTCTTCCATGATGTTGCTGTGGTGGCCAGAAGGTCGTTCCCTGAGTATGTAGTTCCGGGTAGAAGCCCCAAAGTGGAAGGTGCTATTAATCTGCAGCTGTGTGGGCTTGTGCGCCTCCAATCTTAGTGTTCCAATAAAGGTGCCATGAGCTGTCAAAAGTAAATGGATAAGCTTACTCGAAATACCAGACATCTTAGTACCTACTGGACCCCAGATCCACGAGGTAGGCTATGTTGAGGTGCTTGTGGTAGACAAACGCCGAGTGGACCCGCGAACAAGAGGCATGGTCTATGCAGAAGTCGTTCATCTGACTGTTGCGACCAAATAGATAGCATCTTTTCTCATCCACCATCAGTTTTTGCACTAGTTTGTCGTCCTTTAGCACATCCAGATGTAAGCCAGTGGGCGGTTTTCCAGccctaaaataaataaagtgctACATGATTTTGTGGCAAGGCAGCGGCTGAATTTGACAACGCACCAACTGGGTATGTCGTAGCTGCTAGCCATACTATTAACTTAAGTAAAGTAGTTCGGAAAGTAAGTTGAAGcaaagtgtttatttttatgaaaaatcCTTAGCCACCAGTGTGTACACACATAAATTGACGAGCTGCCGATAGTATCGGTTTagcacaaacaaatgcaaaggGGTATTCtcgtgtcaaaaaaaaaacaataatatattttaaaggaaCGTAAGCACAGTTCAACTTTTATCCTtatatctttaaattttttaattgatttttgacTTTTATAATATCTAATGTGTACCTTATGATGTGTTTCATATAATAATCTTAATTATATAAGATGTTCACTTATTATGcagtataaataatattcaacaTTATCGATGTTTTCGATAGGCTTCAGAGCTCCGCTACTATCGAGATACCATAAAGTTTTTGCCGCCGCCTAtggtatatttaaatagttgtGCTGCGGTCACACTAAGCTCACGCAACGGACGgacaaataaacataaataacgACATCTGAGAAGTCTATAAATAATACAAGCAACTAGCGCTTCTTAGTCCAATTAAAGCGGCTTAAAAAATTAGTGCGGAAGAATTAACGATTACATAAATGAAAGTTGCGTGTGCAAAACGCCCCTCGCTTTATTTGCTGATGCTGTCAAATCCGTAAACCTGTTTTGGATGCCCGTGAACTCATCAACAGCCACCTTGTGACGTCCAAAACAACAAGTATTAATCATAGATAATTAGACGACGGAAAAATGGTTACGGCCACGGCGATTGCGGATCTGTGCATCTTCCTTTTGACCTGGAACGTGGGCACCCACGTGCCGCGAAATCAGGATCTGAGCTCCCTTTTGTCCCTCAATGGCACCACCACTTGTCCGGATAACCAGCTGCCCGACATCTATGTGATCGGATTCCAGGAGGTGAGCACCACACCGCAGGTGCTAAAGATCTTCAATGACGATCCGTGGGTGCTGAAGATCGCGGACTCTCTAAACGATCACCAGTTCGTGAAGGTGGACTCGAAGCAGCTGCAGGGAATTCTCATAACCATGTTCGCACAGCACAAGCACATCCCGCACATGAAAGAAATCGAGACAGAGGCCACGCGCACGGGACTTGGAGGGCTGTGGGGCAACAAGGGTGCCGTGAGCATTCGACTTTCGCTCTACGGAACTGGCGTCGCATTCGTCTGCTCTCATCTGGCGGCGCACGATGAGAAGCTGAAGGAGCGCATCGAAGACTATCACCAAATCGTGGACAATCACAAGTACAATGCGCAGGGATATCGCCGGATATTCGACCACGACTTTGTCTTTTGGTTTGGCGATCTCAACTTCCGTCTCTCCGGCGATATGTCCGCTTGGGATGTCCGCACGGATGTGGAGAACCAGCGATACGCTGATCTGCTCAAGCTGGACCAGTTGAATCTGCTGCGGGAGAAGGGCAACGCCTTCAGcttgctggaggagcagcagcccaaCTTTGCGCCCACCTTTAAGGTAACAATCTAATATACAATCTTATTATCTCTACAGTCAACGTTTGCCTTGAACTTTCTAATCTTAATCTAATGTATATAGGGGTGGgtgaaattcattttatctgcacttgaatttttaatttcctcttATGGCATATGCCGCAATTCCTATATGAATTTATCGttcattattttctttttgttttgtaaaagAAAGATATCTAAACAACTcgcagaaataattaaaatatattttcttttgaatgatttatattatattttctctTGTACATATATCAACAAAGTTTGCGGTATGGTAAAATGTTTTGTCGTGTCAAAACAAAGAGTTCGCCCATTAGGGGATTCACAAATACGTAGTCTCATTGGGGAATCCCCTTAAATATACTCAAGTGAGTACTCAATCACTCAATTCGCTCAACAGATTTCATAAGAAACGGTATAATCAACTTATTTATGAGGCAATATGCCGAATGTAATTAAGTCGCCTTATCTCTAGCACCCATATAaagttcatttcattttgcttgcAGTTCGTGGAAGGCACTAATGATTACAACTTGAAGAGGCGACCCGCCTGGTGCGATAGGATTTTGCATCGCGTGCAGAGCAACATTTATCCGGGCATTACGCTGAGTGCCAACCAGTTGTCTTATCAGTCCCACATGGACTACACTCTCTCCGACCACAAGCCCGTATCGGCGACATTCAACTACAAGGTCGAGGCTGTTAACCGGACCTACACCGACGAGGAGCTCCACGAAATGACGCACGGATCTGCCTCATCTCCTGCGACGCCAAATGTTAGTCTATtcttcgcttttgttgtttttgtagcTGTTTCCTATACTCAACTTTGATTTCGCTTCTTTTGTAGTTATTTATCGCTGAACTAGAGCAATGGTAGAGCCGTCATGACGTCACTTAGTTGTGAACTTTTAAATCTCTTTGCATGCTTTTAGATAATATGCGTAGACCAGTTATAGAGTAATTAAAAGACTTCCTTTTTAGAAGGAACAAGAGAAACGAAAATAATATCAAGTACAATGTGATGAAATCTCTGCTAATTTAGCAATCATTTAAGCAATTCTCAAGTGATCCATGGAAATATTGCAGCTTCcgagtatatatacatacatatgttatCACTCAATTAAGACGATATTAATTTAACGATTAATTGTATTaaacaaatgtatttttgtaCACTAAACTGTTGATCGAATAAAAAACTATTACCTCTCGACGTTACTAAACCTTTTCGTTACTGAGTCAATTTAAATGATACTCTGTTAAGTATTTGTATTGAAAAACCTGTtaatacaagaaaataaataaatcgctATGacgcatttttgttttgttattggAGTACCTTTCCCAGGAAACAACATATAAGACTTCTTAGaatggttttggttttattcAATGCTGATGACagcattttcgtttttttttattagctaTTAATGTTTCGTGGGTCGAACAGTTCTTTATACAACATTCGGCTGGgcaaagtaaattaaaatgtatattatataagtatataagcCACCTTTAAATTATGATTAAAGCGCTTTGCTTAACTTAGAGCAAATGTACGGGTCTAAATAAGGTATGATAAGATAGGTTTTTTGTATAAGTgtaattcataaatatataagtgtACGTGTATTTTTGGATGAAGCGTTTCTAGTTATGTGGGATAAATGCTAAAGTAAAACTAACGTAAAAGTTGCCTCCTCAATTCCCTATCTCACATCGTTATTGCGTTCAGGACTTACATAAGTTAGAAGTGGTTCAGATGGCACAGCAACGAAACATGAAACAAAGTTACCaccaattaatttaaagtaataCCAATATCTGATTATCGTAAATAGGTGTATAAACGTGTGCCTGTCTTTTTACTTAGTTCACTAACGGACGTTTTGTTCTTATTTCTTGAATTGTTTTGCTTAAATacaaaagcaatttgttttgtttcacagtatacctttttttttaataaccaTACCAAGTGGTCCAAGTATTTGTTGTCGTTGGATATAACGATTGCATAAGAAGCGACACCGAACCACAAAAACCACGCGACCTTATCGCGTGTCTCTGAACATAGTTGTTATCTAACTAGTTACATAGATAAGATTGAGTGTGTGTAAGTATAATCTCCAGTCAGGTTTGGTTAATTTCGATTTCTATTGAAGAACACATTTGTCTTTTTCAGCACTGATGTCCACGTGCTCCAGTTTCCTCGCGATCTCCTGGTCGTCTTCGATCCTAAACGAGTCCGAGGGTTAgcttcatatatatttattttaatgatgggAAAAGTGCTTCACTTACGCTATCTCTTGGTTGTGCAAGTGCTGAACCAACTGGTCGCGCTTGTCGACAATCGTCATCAGTTCCTCGAGCAGCAGTCGCTCCTTTTCCCGCTGAACTTCCGTTTTGCGCCAATCTTCCACAGATTGCGCCGCGCGCAGCTCCTGATTAAGCATTGTATACTTTCGCTCCAAATCTTTTTCTTGCTCGCTGAAGGGTGtacataataataagaaaCAAAGGCGATGTAGTTTTATGTGATAACTTACAGTATATTTAGCTGCATCTGCCGCCGGAGGAGTGCGTTCTTCTTGTTGACCAGCGTAAACCATTGCGATAGCAGTTGCTCCTCTGTCTCCTCGGTCTCTGTGGAATGTTTAAATGGCTGGTTACATGAAGGCAATGATGGGGGTTTTCTTTGTGAAGCACTAAGATTATTTAAAGCCTGCCTGTtctgaaattgattttctacATAAGTCGCAACCATACATAAATGGCTTAAGTATTCTAAAACAGTTTTTGAAATAGACAATACCAGAACAGGCGCTTCGTGCTTTGTTTTATTCTAAGAAGGCGTAGTTTGCCGGTTTCAAAAGCTGCTGCAGAGTGAGGACTCTGTGATTAGTGAGCGTTATATCATCGGAGCTGTTAGAACCAAGTCCGAACATAGTTAGACACAAGTTGGAACGGTTGCCCGTCAAGTTAACAAGCAAACACAGACATTAATTTGAACAAACAAACGGCACAAAGAATGAGCGAGTGGATGCGGTTGAAAGAGGCGAGCG
This window contains:
- the LOC6734847 gene encoding uncharacterized protein LOC6734847 isoform X1, with product MTRKKIATSRCETIAKLVVSVGSGETFLTYADATTRSFCANPSWLNFQNGMMEVGPISKPNPHDSQKEATSFLERHFGSKRLDSEQMNSEFQNRKTIIWHTWLVEKVRFPPAQCAVIKEWKDPITETLGTCYCSWHLKSCMAWQLIIRNRMTEAKCFCSQIKKTMDIVNCLVDSEVAQEKTLKDCSSPLAVLTEKVFDATDMLKKLNDLLELQEKRNRKYKRLCV
- the LOC6734847 gene encoding uncharacterized protein LOC6734847 isoform X2 encodes the protein MMEVGPISKPNPHDSQKEATSFLERHFGSKRLDSEQMNSEFQNRKTIIWHTWLVEKVRFPPAQCAVIKEWKDPITETLGTCYCSWHLKSCMAWQLIIRNRMTEAKCFCSQIKKTMDIVNCLVDSEVAQEKTLKDCSSPLAVLTEKVFDATDMLKKLNDLLELQEKRNRKYKRLCV
- the LOC6739460 gene encoding CAAX prenyl protease 1 homolog, whose amino-acid sequence is MAFYDTWPKVDPLIVLVVLCLIVLVDRIWEMILTKRQQLVCLNAIMVPEELRGIIPPEIYHRARIYELHKTELQLWKYLIDLIITLCELILGFYPFLWGLAAMTLQKVTSQEIWITLIFVFYLTIYICIRFLPVLIYDKCLLELRYGMSGKFPWYLYCCIGAMSILLSQLVLLPLAAAIVFSVKFIGYYFFLWFWLFWAAFTLLLVFFLPYCCIPCIGRQVVLPEGTALYMEVKRVCDVVGFPMKRVFIIKTRTMQYSNAYFYGSCCLKRIVIFDTLLLNKGKEPNEIHPYEVGRGLTNIQVAGVVCHELGHWKHGHFYKATIIMKIHFFITMGLFGLFFHSPQLYMAVGFKAGVMPIIVGFIIVLKFALTPYLTLANVLMLWNLRRFEYAADKFAHRMGYSIQLRMALVKIYADHMSFPVYDQCYARWHHTHPTILQRLAYQQKLDMKAMNAGTY
- the LOC27208020 gene encoding CAAX prenyl protease 1 homolog, giving the protein MSAYFWDDPLAILYIIIAFLVLENLWGVYLMLRDIHVAYKTQQVPNVISPYLPQELYDKMRVYKIHKGWFTIVHNLFTAVILGVMELYFGFYAWLYGVAGKCALSKWMEHEACVSVIFVLLLSVYFWLKSVPAMIYESCCIKSLQPRPKPPWCSRICHFVVDLVVGAMVTTLVVVALVFMFIGLGPYAPLALYLQMVILTIIILLLIPFLIHPFVGQSVPLENSNLRTQLEYLTRQVGFPMSQVRIIRVHDPNTGSNAFFYGCCCLKRIVIFDTLLLNRGKSDLSQLTAEELGRGLADPQVVAVVAHELGHWRNGHFYKAIIAFQVHLILTILLFALMFSHGPIYQAVGFAPGLQPTVIGCLIIFGFVLIPYMTLSNFSMLSMTRCFEYQADEFAYRLGYGGELRQALLKLYADNLAFPVSDPCYSSWNHTHPTMLDRLSRLEELRR
- the LOC6734848 gene encoding CAAX prenyl protease 1 homolog, which produces MSSLDADTVLLSILFLVVIENALEIYISLRQVKVYRTALKVPAELTSHMGEDTFHKARKYGLDQEKFGIFKAVVMDVGLLCMELYIGLIAVLWQLSVQVVDKLQWDSKNEIIVSCVFVLISNVLSTFKGLPFKIYKIFVLEETHGFNKQTAKFFAWDQLKGFLVTQVLMIPITAAIIFIVQRGGDNFFIWLWIFTGVISLVLLTLYPIFIAPLFDKYTPLEKGALRQSIEDLAASLKFPLTKLFVVEGSKRSSHSNAYFYGLWNSKRIVLFDTLLLNKGKPDDSELSEEEKGKGCTDEEVLAVLGHELGHWKLGHVTKNIIIMQVHLFLMFLVFGNVFKYPPFYVAMGFQPGTRPILVGLLIVFTYVLAPYNALMNFAMTILSRRFEYQADEFAFKLGFAEQLGQALIKLNVDNLGFPVYDWLYSTWNHSHPTLLQRLNRLKELKEEKKLN
- the LOC6734849 gene encoding probable asparagine--tRNA ligase, mitochondrial codes for the protein MLFLRRFYSKSGRISQILKTNKPGDSLAIQGWIKNVRRLKNNTFLDINDGSTSSRFQVVVPRTPENQHLAPGSVIAAVGEIQVAPNGSFELHANQVEMLAEGRLQEGYPFSPKQKHPPEYVREHLHLRSRVDFVAAQMRVRHKAQKALHDYMDEQDFVQINTPLLTTNDCEGAGEVFRVQPDSQDLLKQMNRPNIPIEQSYFDSKVFLSVSGQLHLEAMTYGLGKTYTLSPAFRAENSKSPLHLAEFYMFEAELAHLEELEKLARFIEQMLKSVTSRLLETSGEDLSFCQRNSNSNSDLPWLQVPWKIMSYDEALQVLQENKDSLKTPISLNEGFSKDQELFLVAHCGAPVFVVDWPAQQKPFYMKVSRTNPNRVHALDLLMPAVGELCGGSLRESDPAILKSHPQLPKDLEWYVDLRKYGGVPTGGFGMGFERYLQLVTGVKNIRDVIPFPRYPHSCKM